The following are encoded together in the Marinifilum sp. JC120 genome:
- a CDS encoding ABC transporter permease, with protein sequence MLGYRLQKRDEPWNWGAPFIIVGALVLSFGISALLLELQGKSAVQGLFVLWQGSFGASWALEDALLKSIPIFLCALGVATAFRMQVWNIGAEGQFALGAIGATWAALTFPGLPGYLLMPLMFICAAIFGAFWAYIPAILRLKLQVNEIISTLMLNYIAILLLEYLVFGAWKDPASFGFPVTAEFSPAAIIGQIGDTRLHWGFAVCVGSGIAMWAFMRFTRLGFDIKVAGEGERIAMYSRLPYGMLTILVMAISGALAGWAGCIEASATINRLQPSIMIGYGYTAIVVAWLARLHPLYIGIAAYLLAALRVGVENMQLEMQTPAAFGSIMEGLILMSVLAGQMFVTYKIVKKK encoded by the coding sequence ATGTTGGGTTATCGCTTACAAAAGCGTGACGAACCCTGGAACTGGGGCGCCCCGTTTATTATCGTGGGCGCTCTGGTTCTATCTTTCGGGATCAGCGCGCTCCTGCTTGAATTGCAGGGTAAATCTGCTGTACAAGGACTCTTCGTGCTTTGGCAGGGGTCTTTTGGTGCTTCATGGGCTTTGGAAGATGCCCTCTTAAAATCTATTCCCATTTTTCTCTGTGCTCTGGGTGTTGCTACTGCCTTTAGGATGCAGGTCTGGAATATTGGGGCTGAAGGTCAGTTTGCGCTTGGTGCAATCGGGGCTACGTGGGCTGCTTTGACTTTTCCCGGATTGCCCGGCTATCTGCTCATGCCGCTTATGTTCATCTGTGCTGCCATTTTTGGTGCCTTCTGGGCTTACATACCGGCTATTTTGCGGCTTAAATTGCAGGTCAACGAGATTATCTCCACCCTGATGCTCAACTACATTGCTATTCTGCTGCTTGAATACCTTGTGTTCGGCGCATGGAAGGACCCGGCCAGCTTTGGATTTCCGGTGACAGCTGAGTTTTCTCCGGCTGCCATTATCGGACAGATCGGTGATACCCGTCTGCATTGGGGATTCGCGGTATGCGTTGGTTCCGGTATTGCCATGTGGGCATTTATGCGCTTCACCCGTCTCGGCTTTGATATCAAAGTTGCTGGCGAGGGCGAAAGAATCGCAATGTATTCCCGCCTTCCTTACGGAATGTTGACTATTCTTGTCATGGCTATTTCCGGCGCACTTGCAGGCTGGGCCGGGTGCATAGAAGCTTCCGCTACCATCAACAGGCTGCAACCTTCCATTATGATAGGTTACGGTTATACCGCTATTGTTGTGGCATGGCTGGCGCGATTGCATCCCCTTTATATAGGCATCGCCGCATATTTGCTGGCTGCACTGCGGGTGGGTGTTGAAAATATGCAGCTTGAAATGCAGACCCCGGCAGCATTTGGTTCCATTATGGAAGGGCTGATCCTTATGTCCGTCCTCGCGGGCCAGATGTTTGTTACTTATAAGATTGTTAAGAAGAAGTAG
- a CDS encoding cytochrome C: MKTNFLYVGAAVVFAVLVIVYSTATSNLSEEIANISGDKKVEIISEELVVRFPVNLEFKRPEVLNKVRFTPVKFSHFDHQDVNCAKCHHTWDGKSQIKSCAAADCHDNLKQKAAPNSYFKAFHTLQSDISCRGCHVKMNKEGKTDLAVAPCANNACHPKQDRAHN; encoded by the coding sequence ATGAAGACGAATTTTCTGTATGTTGGAGCGGCTGTAGTCTTTGCCGTTCTCGTAATTGTGTATTCAACTGCGACCAGTAATCTCAGTGAGGAGATTGCTAATATCTCCGGAGACAAGAAGGTAGAAATCATTTCCGAAGAATTGGTTGTACGGTTTCCCGTAAATCTCGAATTCAAACGTCCTGAAGTGCTTAACAAGGTTCGTTTTACCCCGGTTAAGTTTTCTCACTTCGACCATCAGGATGTTAACTGTGCCAAGTGTCACCACACTTGGGATGGCAAATCCCAGATCAAGAGCTGTGCCGCTGCTGACTGTCATGACAATCTGAAACAGAAAGCTGCACCTAACTCTTACTTTAAGGCGTTCCATACCCTTCAGAGTGACATCAGCTGTCGTGGCTGTCATGTGAAGATGAACAAGGAAGGCAAGACTGATCTTGCTGTTGCTCCTTGCGCAAACAACGCATGTCACCCCAAGCAGGACAGAGCACACAACTAA
- a CDS encoding BMP family ABC transporter substrate-binding protein, with the protein MMRKVLLMAIVAAMSVMLASVAFAGAKKDKVKVGFVYISPVGDEGYSYAQDQGRKAIDALPWVETSYVESVAEGPDSERVVLNFARKGYDMIIGTSFGYMDPMVKVSKKFSKTAFLHCSGFKTTPNMSNYFGRMYQARYLTGIVAGMMTKSNVIGYVAAFPIPEVIRGINAFTLGVRAVNPEASVRVVWTKTWYDPALEKDAAISLLDMKADVITQHQDSPGPQEAAQERGKYSIAYNSDMSKMAPKAHLTAAVWNWAPLFKNAVEQLRDGVWQGNESMWWGMDQGIVDIAPFGPMVPQNVKDKVLAAKKEIIEGNNAIFVGPLKDQNGKEMVPAGKSMTDPEMLGMMWFVEGVIGNTK; encoded by the coding sequence ATGATGCGTAAAGTTCTGCTTATGGCCATTGTTGCGGCCATGTCCGTAATGCTGGCATCTGTTGCGTTTGCCGGAGCTAAGAAGGACAAAGTTAAAGTCGGTTTTGTTTACATTTCTCCCGTGGGTGACGAAGGTTACTCCTATGCACAGGATCAGGGCCGTAAGGCAATTGACGCCCTTCCCTGGGTTGAGACTTCCTATGTAGAATCTGTTGCTGAAGGTCCGGACTCCGAGCGCGTTGTGCTCAACTTCGCCCGTAAGGGTTACGACATGATCATCGGTACCAGCTTCGGTTACATGGACCCCATGGTTAAAGTTTCCAAAAAATTTTCCAAGACCGCATTTCTGCACTGCTCCGGTTTCAAAACCACCCCTAACATGAGCAACTACTTCGGTCGTATGTATCAGGCTCGTTATCTGACCGGTATCGTTGCCGGTATGATGACCAAGTCCAACGTCATCGGTTACGTTGCTGCTTTCCCCATTCCCGAAGTTATCCGCGGTATCAACGCTTTCACCCTCGGTGTGCGCGCTGTTAACCCTGAAGCTAGCGTGCGTGTAGTATGGACCAAGACTTGGTACGATCCTGCACTGGAAAAAGATGCAGCCATCTCCCTGCTGGATATGAAAGCTGACGTTATCACCCAGCATCAGGATTCCCCCGGCCCGCAGGAAGCTGCTCAGGAACGTGGTAAATATTCCATCGCGTACAACTCCGATATGTCCAAAATGGCTCCCAAGGCTCACCTGACCGCTGCTGTCTGGAACTGGGCACCGCTTTTCAAGAACGCTGTTGAACAGCTTCGTGACGGTGTCTGGCAGGGTAACGAATCCATGTGGTGGGGTATGGACCAGGGCATCGTGGACATCGCTCCTTTCGGTCCCATGGTTCCCCAGAATGTTAAGGACAAAGTTCTTGCTGCCAAAAAAGAAATTATTGAAGGCAACAACGCAATCTTCGTAGGTCCCCTTAAGGACCAGAACGGTAAAGAAATGGTTCCCGCCGGAAAATCCATGACCGATCCTGAAATGCTCGGTATGATGTGGTTTGTTGAAGGCGTAATCGGGAATACCAAGTAA
- a CDS encoding amidohydrolase, which yields MYYDVHTHAFHPKIADKVITQLHDHYGITAVGNGHPEDLLNRATRAGLDRVIIHTAATAPDQVIPANNWSIELAKSDERIVTFGTMHPDYADPEKEFARLERNGIKGLKFHPDFQGFFMDDRKFYRIMEMVQGRFVCMFHIGDRLPPEKNPSCPLKLKKLLQNFPHLKAIGAHMGGLYHWKMVAEELAGMDVYFDTSSCLPFMDKKVLHEIIAKHPREQILFGSDYPLFDPQDSMKELQHALKLKDSELELHMSAVESLLE from the coding sequence ATGTATTACGACGTTCATACTCATGCATTCCACCCTAAAATTGCAGACAAAGTTATTACCCAGCTCCACGACCATTACGGCATCACCGCAGTGGGTAACGGACACCCTGAAGATTTGCTGAACCGTGCCACGCGTGCAGGTCTGGACCGGGTCATCATCCATACCGCTGCGACCGCTCCGGATCAGGTCATCCCGGCCAACAACTGGTCCATAGAGCTGGCAAAATCCGATGAACGCATTGTCACCTTCGGAACCATGCACCCGGACTATGCTGATCCTGAAAAAGAATTTGCAAGGCTGGAACGAAACGGCATCAAGGGTTTGAAATTTCACCCCGATTTTCAGGGATTTTTCATGGACGACCGCAAATTTTACCGCATCATGGAAATGGTGCAGGGCCGCTTTGTGTGCATGTTCCATATCGGGGACAGACTTCCGCCTGAAAAAAATCCATCCTGCCCGCTGAAGCTGAAAAAACTGCTCCAGAACTTCCCCCACCTGAAAGCAATCGGCGCGCACATGGGCGGGTTATACCACTGGAAAATGGTCGCAGAAGAACTGGCAGGCATGGACGTTTATTTCGACACCTCCAGCTGTCTACCCTTCATGGATAAAAAAGTACTTCATGAAATTATCGCCAAACACCCACGCGAACAGATTCTGTTCGGCAGCGACTACCCGCTCTTTGATCCGCAGGATTCAATGAAAGAATTACAACACGCACTTAAGCTGAAAGACAGTGAATTGGAACTACACATGAGTGCAGTGGAATCTCTGCTTGAATAA
- a CDS encoding ABC transporter permease gives MLESFIVPLLAATVQSGTPILYATLGEILTEKGGVLNLGVEGMMSMAAFAAFFVTLTTGNPWLGFIAGGIAGTFMAALHGFVCITCLGNQVVSGLALTILGVGLCNFLGTPYIGTATEGFDKFSVPVLSAIPYIGDIFFKQDALVYVSYIIPVLFMLFINRTSIGLAISAVGEKPAAAAAVGLKAIRLRWIALLGGGFLIGLGGSYLSLAYTHLWANGLSGGRGWIAVALVIFAFWRPGRAVFGAYLFGGVMAFQLRLQAVGTHIPSSLLLMLPYALTILVLIFSAMRGRSGNSPAHLGINIEPEG, from the coding sequence ATGCTAGAAAGTTTTATTGTCCCCCTGCTGGCTGCCACAGTGCAGTCCGGAACACCGATCCTCTACGCCACCCTTGGTGAGATCCTCACTGAAAAGGGCGGGGTGCTCAACCTTGGTGTCGAAGGCATGATGAGCATGGCTGCTTTTGCCGCCTTTTTTGTTACCCTGACCACCGGTAATCCGTGGCTTGGCTTTATTGCCGGGGGGATAGCCGGAACATTTATGGCTGCGCTGCACGGATTTGTTTGTATCACCTGTCTCGGTAATCAGGTTGTTTCCGGTCTGGCTTTGACCATTCTCGGCGTGGGGCTGTGCAACTTTCTCGGAACCCCGTATATCGGTACAGCTACCGAAGGGTTTGATAAGTTCAGTGTTCCCGTACTTTCAGCCATTCCTTACATCGGGGATATCTTTTTCAAGCAGGATGCCCTTGTTTATGTTTCCTATATCATTCCGGTGCTGTTCATGCTGTTTATCAACAGGACCAGCATCGGTTTGGCAATTTCTGCTGTTGGGGAGAAGCCCGCAGCCGCAGCCGCAGTAGGGCTCAAGGCTATCCGTCTACGTTGGATTGCTTTGCTTGGTGGTGGATTTCTCATCGGACTGGGCGGTTCCTATCTTTCCCTTGCTTATACCCATCTCTGGGCTAACGGTCTTTCCGGCGGGCGTGGTTGGATCGCGGTTGCTTTGGTTATCTTCGCTTTCTGGAGACCGGGCCGGGCTGTTTTCGGTGCTTATCTTTTCGGTGGGGTAATGGCTTTCCAGCTCCGCTTGCAGGCTGTAGGTACCCACATTCCTTCATCTCTGCTCCTGATGCTGCCATATGCCCTGACCATCCTGGTGTTGATTTTCTCTGCAATGAGAGGGCGTAGCGGTAATTCTCCCGCGCATCTGGGAATCAACATCGAGCCTGAAGGATAG
- a CDS encoding ABC transporter ATP-binding protein: protein MSSQQNFTRPECQKATGFEGCAPLISLKGITKRFGKVVANNDISLDLYPGRIKALLGENGAGKSTLMSMLAGRFRPDEGYIEVDGKRVDFSNSKDAIKAGVGMVYQHFMLVDTMTVAQNVLLGQEGGFFVNPKEMEKRVRKLAEDYELEIDPSAMVSTLSMGEKQRVEILKLLYRESRVLIFDEPTAVLTPREAFRLFEALWAMTRQGKSVVFISHKLEEVMAIADEVAILRRGNIDAEVPRDKIVSKADLACRMVGKEVLLEVTKEEVELGDKVLEVKNMTGIGLRDINLDVRKGEVVAIVGVAGNGQQELVEGVCGMRKPPKDTIFIMGKPWRKFFAEMKWNNSMSYIPEDRLDLATARNLDLVDNLLLTTRQGFTAGPLLKHDQAAKVAQELVEEFDVRPGRIRALAWQLSGGNLQKMVLARELYRQPHLIVAEQPTQGLDISATEEVWNRLLEARKMAGVLLVTGDLGEALQLADRVAVMYCGQVMDEFSVNDKEKVDSIGLLMAGVRE, encoded by the coding sequence ATGAGCTCTCAACAGAATTTCACCCGTCCCGAATGTCAGAAGGCTACCGGTTTCGAAGGTTGTGCCCCGCTTATTTCACTGAAAGGCATCACCAAGCGTTTTGGTAAAGTGGTGGCAAACAACGATATTTCACTTGATCTTTATCCCGGTCGCATCAAAGCCCTGCTCGGTGAGAACGGGGCGGGCAAGAGTACGCTCATGTCCATGCTTGCCGGACGCTTTCGTCCTGATGAAGGCTATATTGAAGTGGACGGTAAGCGTGTTGATTTTTCCAATTCCAAGGATGCCATTAAGGCCGGGGTAGGCATGGTTTACCAGCATTTTATGCTTGTAGATACCATGACTGTTGCCCAGAACGTACTGCTTGGTCAGGAAGGCGGATTTTTCGTCAACCCCAAGGAAATGGAAAAACGGGTCCGCAAGCTGGCTGAAGATTATGAGCTGGAGATTGACCCTTCAGCCATGGTTTCAACCCTTTCCATGGGTGAGAAGCAGCGGGTGGAAATCCTTAAGCTACTTTACCGTGAAAGCAGGGTGCTTATTTTTGATGAACCTACTGCGGTTCTTACTCCCCGCGAGGCCTTTCGCCTTTTTGAAGCTCTTTGGGCTATGACCCGTCAGGGCAAGTCGGTGGTCTTCATCAGCCATAAACTTGAAGAAGTTATGGCCATTGCCGATGAGGTTGCTATTTTGCGCCGAGGCAACATTGATGCCGAGGTTCCCCGCGATAAGATTGTTTCCAAGGCTGATCTGGCCTGCCGCATGGTCGGTAAGGAAGTTCTCCTTGAAGTGACCAAGGAAGAAGTCGAACTTGGCGATAAGGTTCTGGAAGTTAAGAATATGACCGGAATCGGCCTGCGCGATATCAATCTTGATGTGCGTAAGGGGGAGGTTGTTGCTATTGTCGGTGTTGCCGGTAACGGTCAGCAGGAACTTGTGGAAGGCGTTTGCGGTATGCGTAAGCCTCCCAAAGATACAATTTTCATTATGGGCAAGCCGTGGCGCAAGTTTTTTGCCGAGATGAAGTGGAATAATTCCATGTCCTACATCCCGGAGGACCGTCTTGATCTAGCCACTGCCCGCAATCTTGATTTAGTGGACAACCTGCTTTTGACTACTCGGCAGGGATTTACCGCAGGCCCGTTGCTTAAACACGATCAGGCTGCAAAAGTAGCTCAAGAATTGGTTGAAGAGTTTGATGTGCGTCCCGGACGTATTCGCGCTTTGGCTTGGCAGCTATCCGGCGGTAATCTCCAAAAGATGGTGTTGGCCCGCGAACTTTATCGCCAGCCGCACTTGATAGTCGCTGAGCAGCCGACACAGGGGCTGGATATTTCCGCCACTGAGGAAGTCTGGAACAGGTTGCTGGAAGCCCGTAAAATGGCCGGGGTGCTGCTTGTGACTGGTGACCTTGGAGAAGCTCTGCAATTGGCTGACCGCGTGGCGGTAATGTATTGTGGACAGGTCATGGATGAATTCTCCGTCAACGACAAAGAGAAAGTAGACAGCATCGGTCTGCTTATGGCTGGTGTGAGAGAGTAA
- a CDS encoding pyridoxamine 5'-phosphate oxidase family protein: MQSDILWNEVEELFAKVEHASLGTVDADGFPRISPIGSVTFTEQGKGYYFEKFPKTMRENIERDARMTLMAAQPGAGFWIKSLWKGRFPSQPALRLFCHTGVRRKATQAEIDNFLGKVSMYRFFKGHDLLWKDMNMVREFDVLRIEGLEAGRMNP, translated from the coding sequence ATGCAGTCAGATATTTTATGGAATGAGGTAGAAGAACTTTTCGCTAAAGTGGAGCATGCGTCACTCGGCACAGTGGATGCTGATGGTTTTCCACGTATTTCACCTATCGGTTCAGTCACTTTCACCGAACAGGGGAAGGGATATTATTTTGAAAAATTCCCCAAAACAATGCGCGAAAACATTGAACGTGATGCGCGCATGACTCTCATGGCAGCCCAGCCGGGTGCGGGATTCTGGATTAAATCTTTGTGGAAAGGGCGTTTTCCGTCTCAGCCTGCCCTGCGGCTATTTTGCCATACAGGGGTAAGGAGAAAAGCAACTCAGGCGGAGATTGATAATTTCCTTGGCAAGGTTAGTATGTATCGTTTTTTCAAGGGACATGATCTTCTCTGGAAGGATATGAATATGGTTCGTGAATTCGATGTGTTGCGTATTGAAGGGCTTGAGGCCGGGAGGATGAATCCATGA
- a CDS encoding xanthine phosphoribosyltransferase, whose protein sequence is MSKADRYNKMYPISWEQLHRDCRALSWRLLEKGPFEGILAITRGGLVPAAILARELDIRLIDTVCISTYDWKVQEKKATVLKDFKGDGEGWLLVDDLVDTGGTAKLVREMVPKAHFATIYAKPEGRPLVDTFITEVSQDTWILFPWDSETQFAEPIAKVCQEDNS, encoded by the coding sequence TTGTCCAAGGCAGACAGATATAATAAAATGTACCCCATTTCTTGGGAACAGCTGCACCGTGATTGCAGGGCTTTGTCCTGGCGGCTGCTTGAAAAAGGGCCTTTTGAAGGTATCCTTGCTATTACCCGCGGCGGGCTGGTTCCTGCGGCTATTCTGGCCCGTGAGCTGGATATAAGACTTATCGACACCGTCTGCATTTCCACTTATGATTGGAAAGTTCAGGAAAAGAAAGCCACTGTGCTTAAAGATTTCAAAGGCGATGGTGAAGGTTGGCTTTTGGTGGACGATCTTGTCGACACCGGAGGCACTGCCAAGCTGGTCCGGGAAATGGTTCCCAAGGCCCACTTTGCCACTATTTATGCCAAGCCTGAAGGGCGTCCTTTAGTGGATACCTTCATTACTGAAGTGAGTCAGGATACCTGGATTCTTTTTCCGTGGGACAGCGAGACCCAGTTCGCTGAGCCCATTGCGAAGGTTTGTCAGGAAGACAATAGTTAA
- a CDS encoding GGDEF domain-containing protein, which translates to MRFQDAARLRYKITLPLILLLTLTALYLFHTILIERKNLIDTQNLLSGLHATAVEVLTAPNEINNESTIQIFNSIIEELQNYPADSRLTKLLDNEDSKLFESTDNFLKSVASGDSKAITIATRKLDSSIGMVSGDINKISDYYHVKMVKYEYGILFLICILAVLQYYLVDSPMRNELIRCAREKELSKTTIKKLAERDTLTNLPGRMKFYEESEKAVSTATRYGSDLVLIKMDIHDFKTINQKHGQKVGDKILAGFARVVRKNLRRPDSFYRVGGDKFIILAPHTNVTNAKNLTEKINKLITHTRSLKAVPFLMNTGIAMCGHKESAESLLKKVDLALNESKKYGPGTVYTHPESAKNVE; encoded by the coding sequence ATGAGATTTCAGGATGCCGCCCGTCTGCGTTACAAAATAACCCTACCCCTTATTCTTCTGCTGACCCTGACCGCGCTTTATCTTTTTCATACTATACTTATTGAACGCAAAAACCTCATAGACACCCAAAACCTGCTCAGTGGGTTGCACGCCACAGCAGTAGAAGTACTAACTGCCCCCAATGAGATAAACAATGAATCCACGATACAGATATTCAACTCTATTATTGAAGAATTACAGAACTACCCTGCGGACAGCCGCTTGACCAAGTTGCTGGATAACGAGGACTCAAAACTTTTTGAATCCACTGATAATTTTCTCAAATCCGTAGCTTCCGGTGACAGCAAAGCGATAACCATAGCTACACGCAAACTTGACTCGTCCATAGGTATGGTTTCAGGAGATATCAACAAGATTTCAGACTACTACCATGTTAAGATGGTGAAATATGAATACGGAATCCTGTTTTTGATATGTATTCTCGCAGTGCTCCAGTACTACCTTGTGGATTCTCCAATGCGGAATGAATTAATTCGCTGCGCCCGCGAAAAAGAACTGAGTAAAACCACTATCAAAAAACTTGCCGAACGGGATACCCTGACCAACCTTCCCGGCAGGATGAAATTTTACGAGGAATCGGAAAAAGCAGTTTCAACCGCCACAAGATACGGCTCCGACCTCGTACTCATTAAGATGGATATTCATGATTTTAAAACCATTAACCAGAAACACGGTCAAAAGGTTGGGGACAAAATTCTGGCCGGATTTGCCCGTGTGGTGCGTAAAAATTTAAGACGTCCAGACAGTTTTTACCGAGTCGGCGGGGACAAATTCATAATACTTGCTCCGCACACAAATGTAACCAACGCCAAAAACCTTACTGAAAAAATAAACAAACTGATCACGCACACCAGAAGCCTTAAGGCTGTGCCGTTTCTGATGAATACCGGAATAGCCATGTGCGGACACAAAGAGTCCGCAGAATCCCTGCTCAAAAAAGTTGATCTGGCCCTGAACGAATCCAAAAAATACGGTCCCGGAACCGTATATACCCACCCTGAATCTGCAAAGAATGTTGAGTAA
- a CDS encoding DUF2867 domain-containing protein yields MSKSIAILNLIPQIHKLSANADHIHCRVFDSRRDMEDFLIRLMSYKPGWLTFLYKVRGVLAKIMGLKHDEFMNHGLEVSDYDFNRGGQVDFFNSVDFEANKFWIGEAEDKHLIGYIGVVSEPAENGSHHYHVFTIVRYKHWTGPVYFNLIKPFSHLVVFFMGKYAAE; encoded by the coding sequence ATGAGTAAGTCAATAGCAATCTTAAATTTAATTCCCCAAATACATAAACTTAGCGCGAATGCCGATCACATTCATTGCCGAGTCTTTGACAGCCGTCGTGACATGGAAGATTTTTTGATCCGTTTGATGTCCTACAAACCGGGGTGGCTGACATTTCTATACAAAGTCAGAGGCGTACTGGCCAAAATAATGGGTCTCAAGCATGATGAGTTTATGAATCACGGTCTTGAAGTTTCTGATTACGATTTCAACCGTGGCGGGCAGGTAGATTTTTTTAATTCAGTTGATTTTGAAGCGAATAAATTCTGGATCGGCGAGGCCGAGGATAAGCATCTCATTGGATATATCGGAGTGGTTTCTGAGCCTGCTGAAAACGGTTCGCATCATTACCATGTTTTTACAATTGTCCGTTATAAGCATTGGACTGGGCCGGTTTATTTCAACCTGATCAAGCCGTTTAGTCATTTAGTGGTCTTTTTTATGGGTAAGTACGCGGCAGAATGA
- a CDS encoding TetR/AcrR family transcriptional regulator: MSTKESRREVRHCAEDLLDAGLKLLESESVQQLTIDALCRKLKVTKGSFYHHFKNRADFLERMLGYWVEGWTLASIEAANKGADAIERFNLIVEKSHKLPSGTETSIRAWALCDPFAQKYIERVDSMRIEYLRSIFEEVSGDPERAVLLSKISYSMFLGVRMMGANVSEKDHIHILETMKQELYKIPAK; this comes from the coding sequence GTGAGCACGAAGGAAAGTAGGCGAGAAGTTCGGCATTGTGCAGAAGACCTGCTCGACGCAGGGTTGAAGTTGCTTGAAAGTGAAAGTGTGCAGCAACTGACTATCGATGCTTTGTGTCGAAAATTAAAAGTGACAAAAGGTTCATTTTACCATCACTTCAAAAATCGCGCGGATTTTCTTGAAAGGATGCTCGGATATTGGGTGGAAGGATGGACGCTTGCCAGCATCGAAGCTGCGAACAAGGGTGCTGATGCAATTGAGCGATTCAACCTGATAGTGGAGAAATCACATAAGTTGCCCTCGGGAACTGAGACTAGTATCAGGGCGTGGGCTTTATGTGATCCATTTGCACAGAAGTATATTGAGCGTGTTGACAGTATGCGAATTGAATATTTGCGTTCGATTTTTGAAGAGGTGAGTGGAGATCCTGAGCGGGCAGTCCTGCTGTCTAAAATAAGCTATTCCATGTTTTTAGGTGTTCGTATGATGGGGGCAAATGTCTCGGAAAAAGATCATATCCATATTCTCGAAACAATGAAGCAGGAGTTGTACAAAATTCCTGCGAAATAA